One window of Gemmatimonadota bacterium genomic DNA carries:
- a CDS encoding formylglycine-generating enzyme family protein produces the protein MRCFWCILLAFCILSCGNKSTGPVIEPEPIPNHEAGDLVIDLPGGAKMAFIWVEPGTLRSETPMRDLFTGEIFYAIGTMEIPNGYYLGKYELTQQQWEKVMLTSHWPRRDEDEDGFPELDYPAYNISWPEARDFAEKLTDLQDDGIYRLPTSDEWEYASRAGATTRYFFGSSSDSLSNYAWWGKNVDSAQIVGTKLPNPWGFYDIYGNVWEWTQSGRGSRINPTRYIKGGSYDTWALDASSTGFVPAATASRSPQLGVRILREGPKVVQP, from the coding sequence ATGAGGTGCTTTTGGTGTATTCTGCTTGCGTTTTGCATCCTGAGTTGTGGCAATAAGAGCACAGGACCAGTAATAGAGCCAGAACCCATCCCCAATCACGAGGCAGGAGATCTGGTAATTGACCTGCCTGGCGGAGCTAAAATGGCCTTTATATGGGTTGAACCGGGCACGCTTAGATCGGAAACACCCATGAGAGATCTATTTACAGGAGAAATTTTTTACGCCATTGGTACAATGGAAATTCCCAACGGCTATTATCTTGGGAAATATGAACTCACGCAACAACAGTGGGAGAAAGTGATGCTCACCTCGCATTGGCCCAGGAGAGACGAGGACGAGGACGGTTTTCCTGAACTGGATTATCCTGCCTACAATATTTCCTGGCCTGAGGCACGAGATTTCGCGGAAAAGTTGACGGATCTTCAGGATGATGGCATCTACCGCTTACCAACCTCAGACGAATGGGAATATGCCAGTCGAGCAGGTGCAACAACCCGCTATTTCTTTGGTAGTAGCTCTGATTCTCTGAGTAACTACGCCTGGTGGGGCAAGAATGTGGATAGCGCGCAAATAGTCGGTACTAAATTGCCCAATCCGTGGGGATTTTATGATATATATGGCAATGTGTGGGAGTGGACACAAAGTGGACGCGGGTCTCGAATAAATCCAACACGTTATATAAAAGGTGGCAGTTATGATACGTGGGCGTTGGACGCAAGCTCTACAGGGTTTGTTCCTGCTGCTACTGCCTCACGCAGTCCACAACTGGGTGTGCGAATATTGCGAGAAGGACCAAAAGTTGTGCAACCTTGA
- a CDS encoding F0F1 ATP synthase subunit epsilon: MATFQLDIVTPEKTVYSGEIEHFQAPGVDGSFGVLARHQPLLAALGIGRVGFREADGTERTLAISGGFANVSGDGATILAEAAEFGDEIDIERARAARDRARERLDNRTPEVDVERAQAALGRAFMRLRVSGVE; this comes from the coding sequence ATGGCCACCTTTCAATTAGACATCGTAACACCCGAAAAAACCGTGTACTCCGGTGAAATTGAGCATTTTCAAGCACCGGGTGTTGACGGCAGCTTTGGCGTACTGGCGCGCCACCAGCCCCTGCTGGCCGCACTGGGCATTGGTCGGGTCGGCTTCCGGGAAGCAGACGGAACCGAGCGCACCCTCGCCATCAGCGGCGGATTCGCCAATGTATCGGGGGATGGTGCAACCATCCTCGCAGAAGCAGCCGAATTTGGCGATGAGATCGACATAGAACGCGCCCGCGCAGCGCGAGACCGCGCACGAGAGCGACTGGACAATCGCACGCCAGAAGTAGATGTAGAACGCGCACAAGCAGCACTGGGACGGGCATTTATGCGGCTGCGTGTGTCAGGTGTTGAGTAA
- the atpD gene encoding F0F1 ATP synthase subunit beta — translation MNQGMIKEIVGVVIDVAFEGDLPPIYNALEVEGTDPRLVLEVQQHLGENMVRCVAMDSTDGLVRGTAVVDTGGPITVPVGENVLGRLFNVIGDPIDGKGPVPNDTPRLPLHRDPPEHEEQVTSDQLLETGIKVMDLICPFARGGKLGLFGGAGVGKTVVLKELINNVASGHGGYSVFAGVGERTREGNDLMLEMIEADVIDKTAMVFGQMNEPPGARQRVALTGLTMAENFRDEHGQDVLLFIDNIFRFILAGAEVSALLGRMPSAVGYQPTLATEMGGLQERITTTQTGSITSVQAIYVPADDYTDPGVVTAFSHLDGRIVLDRALADQVLYPAVDPLASSSRILDPRVVGDEHYDVAQQVQQILQRYRDLREIIAILGIDELSDEDRIVVARARRIQLFLTQPFTVGEVFTGIPGEYVNIEDTVRGFKELVEGVHDDLPEQAFYMVGPIEQAVEKAKTL, via the coding sequence ATGAACCAGGGTATGATCAAAGAAATCGTGGGCGTTGTCATCGATGTGGCATTTGAAGGCGACCTGCCCCCCATATACAATGCGTTAGAAGTCGAAGGTACGGATCCCCGTCTGGTGCTCGAAGTGCAGCAACACCTGGGAGAAAACATGGTGCGCTGTGTTGCAATGGATTCCACAGACGGACTGGTGCGCGGCACCGCAGTAGTGGATACGGGTGGACCAATCACAGTGCCCGTAGGTGAAAATGTCTTGGGACGCTTGTTCAACGTGATTGGCGACCCCATCGACGGCAAGGGTCCGGTGCCCAATGACACGCCGCGACTGCCCCTGCACCGCGACCCACCCGAACACGAAGAACAGGTGACATCCGACCAACTGCTCGAAACCGGCATCAAAGTGATGGACCTGATCTGCCCGTTTGCCCGCGGTGGTAAACTGGGATTGTTCGGCGGCGCGGGCGTAGGCAAAACCGTGGTCTTAAAAGAACTCATCAACAACGTGGCTTCGGGACACGGCGGATACTCCGTATTTGCTGGCGTGGGCGAGCGCACGCGCGAAGGCAATGACCTGATGCTCGAAATGATCGAAGCCGACGTAATCGACAAAACCGCCATGGTCTTTGGCCAGATGAACGAACCGCCCGGCGCACGCCAGCGCGTGGCACTGACCGGATTGACAATGGCGGAAAATTTCCGCGATGAACACGGCCAGGACGTATTGCTATTCATCGACAACATCTTCCGTTTTATTCTCGCCGGCGCAGAAGTATCCGCACTATTGGGCCGCATGCCATCGGCCGTGGGATATCAGCCGACCCTGGCAACCGAAATGGGCGGCTTGCAAGAGCGCATCACCACCACGCAAACGGGATCTATTACATCTGTCCAGGCCATCTATGTACCCGCCGACGACTACACCGACCCCGGCGTAGTCACGGCATTTTCGCACCTCGACGGACGCATCGTGCTCGACCGCGCCCTCGCCGATCAGGTACTGTATCCCGCAGTGGATCCACTGGCATCTTCATCGCGCATCCTCGACCCCCGCGTCGTAGGCGACGAACACTACGATGTGGCACAACAGGTGCAGCAGATCCTGCAGCGATACCGAGACCTGCGCGAAATCATCGCCATTCTGGGCATCGACGAGCTATCGGACGAAGACCGCATCGTCGTCGCACGCGCCCGCCGCATCCAGCTATTCCTGACACAGCCCTTTACAGTGGGCGAAGTGTTCACGGGTATTCCCGGAGAATACGTAAACATAGAAGACACCGTACGCGGCTTTAAAGAACTCGTCGAAGGCGTACACGACGACCTGCCCGAACAGGCATTTTACATGGTCGGACCAATTGAGCAGGCAGTGGAAAAAGCAAAAACGCTATAA
- the atpG gene encoding ATP synthase F1 subunit gamma, with the protein MATLRQLRTRVASITNIQSVTNAMQLVAAARMRRAQEAIAAARPYAQQLDRVLQRLSGMESLSHPLMTERVIDRTALIVLTSDRGLCGSFNTNSCRHAFNDMSPDDGILAVGRKGRSFFRNRNCDILNDYEDVFRDLSFASAITIAEDAVNRFLSGEVDRVMLIYNAFVSVAQQQPVSEQLLPIAPSEGEAAGVYLFEPSPEVLLETLVPRHVNFQVWRALLESNAGEQAARMRAMDNATKNAGDVIEELTREMNKERQSSITLELMDIIGGAEAVAQ; encoded by the coding sequence GTGGCAACCCTAAGACAACTGAGAACGCGCGTTGCAAGCATCACCAATATCCAGAGCGTGACCAACGCCATGCAACTCGTGGCCGCGGCTCGCATGCGACGGGCACAAGAAGCCATTGCGGCTGCGCGGCCCTATGCACAGCAACTCGATCGCGTTTTACAGCGACTCAGCGGCATGGAATCGCTTTCACATCCGCTGATGACAGAACGCGTGATCGACCGCACAGCGCTCATTGTCTTGACCTCTGATCGCGGTTTGTGCGGCAGTTTTAACACCAACTCCTGCCGCCACGCATTCAATGACATGTCCCCCGATGATGGCATACTTGCAGTGGGACGCAAAGGACGCAGTTTTTTCAGAAATCGCAATTGCGATATACTCAATGACTATGAAGATGTATTTCGCGACCTGTCCTTTGCCTCGGCCATAACAATCGCCGAAGACGCGGTAAACCGGTTTTTATCGGGTGAAGTCGATCGCGTGATGCTCATTTACAATGCCTTTGTCTCAGTCGCACAACAACAGCCCGTATCAGAACAATTATTGCCCATTGCACCCAGCGAAGGCGAAGCAGCAGGTGTCTATTTATTCGAACCATCGCCGGAAGTGTTGTTGGAGACACTGGTCCCGCGTCATGTAAATTTCCAGGTATGGCGCGCCCTCCTGGAATCCAACGCCGGTGAGCAAGCCGCGCGGATGCGCGCAATGGACAATGCGACCAAAAACGCGGGTGACGTAATCGAAGAACTAACCCGCGAAATGAACAAAGAACGTCAGTCGTCAATTACACTGGAACTGATGGATATTATCGGCGGCGCCGAAGCCGTTGCCCAGTAG
- the atpA gene encoding F0F1 ATP synthase subunit alpha: MATNLQIRPDEISALLKQQILDSRTEIDVYESGTVQQVGDGVARVQGLGNVQTSELVEFPNGIMGMALNLEEDNVGCVLFGDDTLIREGDEAKRTGRIAEVPVGEALLGRVVNPLGMPIDGKGPINPEATLPIERKAPGVIERQPVTEALMTGLKVIDSTVPIGRGQRELIIGDRQTGKTAIGVDTIINQKDSDVKCIYVAIGQKASTVAKVVAELEANGAMEYTIVVSATASEPAPLQFLSPYSGCSMGEYFRDKGEHALIIYDDLSKQAWAYREMSLVLRRPPGREAYPGDVFYLHSRLLERAAKMSDEQGAGSLTALPVIEILEGDVSTFVPTNVISITDGQILLKPELFYAGIRPAMDVGASVSRVGSSAQTSAMKAVARTIKADISRYNEVKAFAMFGTEGLDASTQNLLNHGEKLIEILKQDQYSPMSLEELTVALFAANLVDDLPTEDVRRFERELLAHIGHSELMEEIRESEDLSDENAEKLTEIIENFKRGFRVSV; encoded by the coding sequence ATGGCGACGAATTTGCAGATTCGCCCCGACGAAATTTCGGCACTGCTCAAACAGCAGATCCTGGACTCCAGGACTGAAATAGACGTCTATGAAAGCGGCACCGTCCAGCAGGTGGGCGATGGCGTGGCCCGCGTACAGGGGCTGGGCAATGTGCAGACCAGTGAACTGGTCGAATTTCCCAACGGCATTATGGGGATGGCGCTCAACCTCGAAGAAGACAACGTGGGCTGTGTGCTATTTGGCGATGACACATTGATCCGCGAAGGCGACGAGGCCAAACGCACCGGACGCATTGCCGAAGTGCCCGTGGGCGAAGCCCTCCTGGGCCGCGTGGTAAATCCACTCGGCATGCCAATAGACGGCAAAGGCCCAATCAACCCCGAAGCAACACTACCCATTGAACGCAAGGCACCCGGCGTCATCGAGCGACAGCCCGTAACCGAAGCCCTGATGACCGGATTAAAAGTAATCGACTCAACCGTGCCAATCGGGCGGGGGCAGCGCGAACTGATCATCGGCGACCGGCAAACGGGCAAGACGGCGATAGGCGTCGATACCATCATCAACCAGAAAGACAGCGACGTAAAGTGCATCTATGTCGCCATTGGGCAAAAAGCCTCTACAGTTGCCAAAGTCGTAGCCGAACTGGAAGCCAATGGCGCAATGGAATACACCATTGTCGTATCGGCCACAGCCAGTGAACCCGCCCCACTTCAATTCCTATCACCCTATTCGGGTTGCTCAATGGGCGAGTATTTCCGCGACAAGGGCGAACACGCGCTGATTATTTACGACGATTTGTCCAAACAGGCGTGGGCTTACCGCGAAATGTCCCTGGTATTGCGCCGCCCGCCGGGCCGCGAAGCCTATCCCGGCGACGTATTTTATTTGCATTCGCGTCTGCTCGAGCGCGCCGCCAAAATGAGCGACGAACAGGGCGCGGGTTCGCTCACCGCATTGCCCGTCATTGAAATTCTGGAAGGCGATGTCTCCACCTTTGTGCCCACCAATGTAATATCGATTACCGACGGACAAATCCTGCTCAAACCCGAATTGTTCTACGCGGGTATCCGCCCCGCCATGGACGTGGGCGCCTCGGTATCGCGCGTGGGCAGTTCGGCACAGACGAGCGCGATGAAAGCCGTTGCCAGAACCATCAAAGCCGACATCTCGCGCTACAACGAAGTCAAAGCCTTTGCGATGTTCGGCACAGAAGGCCTGGACGCCTCAACTCAGAACTTGCTGAACCACGGCGAAAAACTAATCGAAATCCTCAAACAAGATCAGTATTCCCCAATGTCGTTGGAAGAACTCACCGTGGCACTCTTCGCCGCCAATCTGGTCGATGATCTGCCCACCGAAGACGTGCGGCGCTTCGAGCGAGAATTGCTGGCGCACATAGGCCACAGTGAGTTGATGGAAGAAATCCGCGAAAGCGAAGACTTGAGCGACGAAAATGCCGAAAAGCTCACAGAAATAATTGAGAACTTCAAACGCGGCTTCCGCGTATCGGTATAA
- the atpH gene encoding ATP synthase F1 subunit delta has translation MSQSAVSIRYTSALIDAAQDSGVLDRVEADVQALLDLLHASEDLRGFVADPMMRSEQKRAVLNNLLAGKIEDITLRFLLLLCDNRRERVLPEILSDFLSVLEDRRGQATAQVTVAAPLSSEQETQLIAKLSTYSGKQVRLETTIDEQLKAGFVVRLGDRVFDGTLATQLNRLRQRLVSD, from the coding sequence GTGAGCCAATCCGCCGTTTCCATCCGATACACCAGCGCATTGATCGATGCCGCGCAAGACAGCGGGGTATTGGATCGGGTTGAAGCCGATGTACAGGCATTATTGGACTTATTGCACGCCTCGGAAGACCTGCGGGGATTTGTCGCAGACCCCATGATGCGATCCGAACAAAAGCGCGCGGTATTGAACAATTTGCTCGCCGGAAAAATTGAGGACATAACCCTCAGATTTTTGCTGCTGCTCTGCGACAATCGCCGCGAGCGCGTACTGCCCGAGATATTGTCGGACTTCCTATCCGTATTGGAAGACCGGCGCGGTCAGGCCACGGCGCAGGTGACGGTCGCTGCGCCCCTGTCCTCTGAGCAGGAAACGCAATTAATTGCAAAACTCTCGACCTATTCTGGCAAACAGGTGCGATTGGAAACCACAATAGACGAACAATTAAAGGCCGGGTTTGTGGTGCGGCTCGGCGACCGTGTATTTGATGGCACGCTGGCCACGCAACTCAATCGGTTGCGACAGCGCCTCGTGTCTGATTAA
- the atpF gene encoding F0F1 ATP synthase subunit B, with amino-acid sequence MDLLSPNPGLIIWTLITFVLVLLVLKKFVWGPLLSALDQRETRIREALEQADKARAEAERSAEENKQALVQAQAEAQAAINKAREDAEQVARDVQERAEADAQQLLEQARRTIQQERNQALQTLRQQTAELAILAAGQLLEENLDDEHNKKIVDDFINRMPEHS; translated from the coding sequence ATGGATTTGTTGAGTCCAAACCCCGGCTTGATTATCTGGACGCTCATCACATTTGTGCTCGTATTGCTCGTCTTGAAGAAATTTGTTTGGGGACCGTTATTATCGGCACTCGACCAGCGAGAAACGCGCATCCGCGAAGCACTCGAGCAAGCCGATAAAGCGCGTGCCGAAGCTGAAAGGTCCGCCGAAGAGAACAAACAGGCACTCGTACAGGCGCAGGCAGAAGCTCAGGCTGCAATTAACAAAGCGCGCGAAGACGCCGAACAAGTCGCTCGAGACGTGCAAGAACGCGCCGAAGCCGACGCCCAACAGCTTCTCGAACAGGCGCGTCGCACCATACAACAAGAGCGCAATCAGGCCCTTCAGACATTGCGTCAGCAAACAGCCGAACTGGCGATTCTCGCTGCCGGACAATTGCTGGAGGAAAATTTGGACGATGAGCACAACAAAAAAATCGTAGATGATTTCATCAACCGCATGCCAGAACATTCCTGA
- the atpE gene encoding ATP synthase F0 subunit C: protein MEGLGAEAYGYLSAGIGAGLAALGAGVGIGQIGRGAVEGISRQPEAIGDIRSTMIIAAALVEGVALFGVVICVLLVFK, encoded by the coding sequence GTGGAAGGTCTTGGCGCTGAAGCTTACGGTTATTTGTCCGCTGGTATTGGTGCTGGGTTAGCCGCACTGGGTGCTGGCGTGGGCATCGGTCAAATTGGTCGAGGTGCAGTAGAAGGCATCTCTCGTCAACCCGAAGCAATTGGCGATATTCGGTCAACGATGATCATTGCTGCGGCACTGGTCGAAGGTGTGGCATTGTTCGGCGTGGTCATCTGCGTATTGCTGGTATTCAAATAA
- the atpB gene encoding F0F1 ATP synthase subunit A, whose amino-acid sequence MAAQAEEQSSGSFILEHITDHHELHLGPLHIPLPHIELFGVDMSITGHLVMMWVASLLLILTLIISTKRRGLIPSGFANAIEAIAIFIRDDVAVPNLGERDGPKYMPFLMTVFFFILFCNLLGLIPFGQTATGNINVTATLAGISFAMMLGAGIKHNGLFGFFKGLIPPNLPIALLPLMIPLEFLGLLTKPFALCIRLFANMLAGHVVILSLIGIIFILGYFVAPIAIAFALAMYMLEIFIGFLQAYVFTLLTALFVGLCIHQEH is encoded by the coding sequence ATGGCAGCACAGGCAGAGGAGCAAAGCAGCGGCAGTTTCATCCTCGAGCATATCACAGACCATCACGAGCTACATCTCGGTCCACTCCATATCCCTTTACCCCATATTGAGCTTTTTGGCGTTGATATGTCCATTACGGGCCACCTGGTCATGATGTGGGTCGCCTCGCTATTACTCATTCTCACCCTCATTATTTCCACAAAACGACGCGGACTCATACCCTCGGGCTTTGCCAATGCGATTGAAGCCATCGCCATATTTATCCGCGACGACGTCGCCGTGCCCAACCTGGGAGAGCGGGACGGGCCGAAATACATGCCGTTTTTAATGACGGTCTTTTTCTTTATCCTCTTCTGCAATCTATTGGGATTAATACCCTTTGGACAAACCGCAACCGGCAATATCAATGTAACAGCCACACTGGCGGGCATCTCGTTTGCAATGATGCTCGGAGCCGGGATCAAACACAACGGCCTGTTCGGCTTTTTCAAAGGCTTGATCCCCCCCAATTTGCCAATTGCACTGCTGCCGCTCATGATCCCGCTGGAATTTCTGGGCCTCTTGACCAAACCATTTGCACTGTGCATTCGTCTCTTTGCCAATATGCTGGCCGGTCACGTCGTAATATTGTCTCTGATCGGCATCATTTTTATTCTCGGTTATTTTGTCGCCCCCATTGCCATTGCTTTTGCATTGGCAATGTACATGTTGGAAATTTTCATAGGTTTTCTTCAAGCTTATGTATTCACGCTCCTGACCGCCCTGTTTGTGGGCCTGTGTATTCACCAGGAGCATTGA
- a CDS encoding ATP synthase subunit I, translating into MRSFVKQIAIVLLVFWVLGGYPLYLWKGTDVLIAAGVGCAICTLNALAGAYLALWGMRRDNRTFMTVVFGGMGIRLIIVLIFFFVALKLVKLHVFSLTLSLFLFYVVFQILEIRFFVGRPPDKANNSGV; encoded by the coding sequence GTGAGATCTTTTGTCAAACAAATTGCCATCGTCCTGCTGGTATTCTGGGTCCTCGGAGGCTACCCCCTCTACCTTTGGAAAGGAACTGACGTACTCATTGCCGCAGGCGTTGGTTGTGCAATCTGCACGCTAAATGCACTCGCTGGTGCCTATCTCGCACTGTGGGGCATGCGCCGGGATAATCGCACATTTATGACCGTCGTATTCGGTGGAATGGGGATTCGCCTAATTATTGTACTGATTTTCTTTTTTGTCGCACTAAAATTAGTTAAACTTCACGTTTTTAGCTTGACTCTTTCACTATTTTTATTTTACGTAGTATTTCAGATTTTAGAGATTCGGTTCTTCGTAGGGCGTCCGCCCGACAAAGCCAATAATTCAGGAGTCTGA
- a CDS encoding AtpZ/AtpI family protein: protein MKKHPPDKPSSLAQAYRSVGPYLTLGIQLIATILLCVFAGHWADGKFDTAPLWTLIGGLVGIAAGFYHFFKAVLKMDRKSEEDP, encoded by the coding sequence ATGAAAAAACATCCCCCAGACAAACCCTCATCCCTCGCCCAGGCCTATCGCAGTGTAGGCCCCTATTTAACCCTGGGCATTCAACTCATCGCCACAATATTGCTATGTGTATTCGCCGGACACTGGGCAGATGGCAAATTCGACACCGCGCCCCTGTGGACCTTAATCGGTGGCCTGGTAGGCATTGCCGCGGGATTTTACCACTTCTTCAAAGCCGTCTTAAAAATGGACCGCAAATCGGAGGAAGACCCGTGA